One window of the Saccopteryx bilineata isolate mSacBil1 chromosome 2, mSacBil1_pri_phased_curated, whole genome shotgun sequence genome contains the following:
- the POP5 gene encoding ribonuclease P/MRP protein subunit POP5 isoform X1 → MVRFKHRYLLCEVVSDDPRCRLSLDDRMLSGLVRDTIARVHGTYGAAACSIGFAVRYLNAYTGIVLLRCRKEFYQLVWSALPFITQLENKGHRYPCFLNTLHVGGTIRTCQKFLIQYNRRQLLILLQNCTDEGEREAIQKSITKSCLLEESGEEELSDGDGEEAAEAMD, encoded by the exons ATGGTGCGTTTCAAGCATAG GTACCTGCTCTGCGAAGTGGTGTCTGACGACCCCCGCTGCCGCCTGAGTCTAGATGACCGAATGCTGAGCGGCCTTGTACGGGACACGATTGCCCGCGTGCACGGGACTTACGGCGCGGCCGCCTGCTCCATCGGCTTTGCGG TGCGATACCTCAATGCCTATACCGGAATAGTGCTGCTTCGATGCCGAAAGGAATTCTACCAACTCGTGTGGTCAGCTCTGCCCTTCATCACACAGTTGGAGAACAAAGGACACCGTTACCCGTGTTTTCTCAACACTTTACATGTGGGAG GTACAATTAGAACATGTCAGAAGTTCCTGATCCAGTACAACAGGAGACAGCTGTTGATCTTGTTGCAGAACTGCACTGATGAAG GAGAGAGGGAAGCTATCCAGAAGTCTATCACAAAAAGCTGTTTATTGGAGGAGTCGGGTGAGGAGGAGCTCTCAGATGGTGATGGTGAGGAGGCTGCTGAAGCAATGGACTGA
- the POP5 gene encoding ribonuclease P/MRP protein subunit POP5 isoform X2, producing the protein MVRFKHRYLLCEVVSDDPRCRLSLDDRMLSGLVRDTIARVHGTYGAAACSIGFAGTIRTCQKFLIQYNRRQLLILLQNCTDEGEREAIQKSITKSCLLEESGEEELSDGDGEEAAEAMD; encoded by the exons ATGGTGCGTTTCAAGCATAG GTACCTGCTCTGCGAAGTGGTGTCTGACGACCCCCGCTGCCGCCTGAGTCTAGATGACCGAATGCTGAGCGGCCTTGTACGGGACACGATTGCCCGCGTGCACGGGACTTACGGCGCGGCCGCCTGCTCCATCGGCTTTGCGG GTACAATTAGAACATGTCAGAAGTTCCTGATCCAGTACAACAGGAGACAGCTGTTGATCTTGTTGCAGAACTGCACTGATGAAG GAGAGAGGGAAGCTATCCAGAAGTCTATCACAAAAAGCTGTTTATTGGAGGAGTCGGGTGAGGAGGAGCTCTCAGATGGTGATGGTGAGGAGGCTGCTGAAGCAATGGACTGA